A section of the Citrus sinensis cultivar Valencia sweet orange chromosome 8, DVS_A1.0, whole genome shotgun sequence genome encodes:
- the LOC102617995 gene encoding disease resistance RPP13-like protein 4 isoform X1, with protein MAASKATEAMIGTLIEKMFSALLTQAQYALDFKDQLEAMKTKLELMTAFISCTDKQKTWGEFIQKILPNLRKIIYEADDIMTDCQIRDEYRKDGFCHRFSLRDLFFIYQTGNDLKHINSRIEKMESSLGVYGRAEQPIIQQGPNNSSYQIFKYSPEDQEPSEIIGLEKDLEKIKGWILSSNEKLQQIGIVGMGGLGKTTIAQKIFNDREMVAYFEKRIWVPVSQNFSEERVMRAMLKQLGEDESGIEESYLLHKLQQRLSDKTCLIVMDDVWRMNLDWWKNLYPTEKRCFVIITSRNETVVNSMGVDESRIHRPKLLNEEESWSLLCKHAFLTSKGKCPNKEFDKKGREILMKCGGLTLAIKTIGGLLAPKAHSLSEWNKINDDFYIYLTTEREKNSVVASLRLSYDELPTHLKQCLLCFSVYPDDFEISGEQMVHWWVGEGLVRGRDNRTATELSFDYLSELVSRCLVEVVHRRGYDGRVYSCKMHDLVRDMTIQIAKDEAFCSFDEQGRQKLTQDSRWFGFNSDMDPKSLKKSSRLRALILQSSTPVSLWNVKSLMSLRLLDFSYCKLDRINVEDLLDKISSLKRLACLNLSGVAGNIELPSSIQKLRNLQILVLRRCTKLHPSITSLKKLIILDLGSCPLQYLPRGLKKLIYLQELSGFRVANAQGCRLNELLGLKQLRVLRMSINNESEISEDEWNVLSQLEKLKVLAVDAEDCKEKHVPQMVDRLLPPPSLQELYLRRYRHEILPKWINLKHLSSLQYLCLEDGDISNFEISSESDQDSNGTTWVLEGLCLKFMPNLILDWNVLLKDMPILRDGNGEGRGGEGTNLPVSIPDILRMFPSPSELLERISIPSPNNNRGSPRVSDPRITNTFFVSNFELIILK; from the coding sequence ATGGCGGCGTCGAAAGCGACAGAGGCGATGATTGGGACATTGATAGAGAAAATGTTTTCTGCTTTGCTGACTCAAGCTCAGTACGCACTTGATTTTAAAGATCAGCTTGAGGCAATGAAGACAAAGCTTGAGCTAATGACTGCCTTCATCTCCTGCACTGATAAGCAGAAAACTTGGGGGGAGTTCATACAGAAGATCTTGCCTAAcctgagaaaaataatttatgaagcTGATGACATAATGACGGATTGCCAAATTAGAGATGAATATCGGAAAGATGGGTTTTGCCACAGGTTCTCACTTCGTGACTTGTTTTTCATATACCAAACAGGCAACGATTTGAAGCATATCAATTCACGGATTGAGAAAATGGAGTCTAGCTTGGGGGTGTATGGAAGAGCAGAACAGCCAATCATCCAGCAGGGGCCTAATAATTCATCAtaccaaatatttaaatattccCCAGAGGACCAGGAACCATCTGAAATAATCGGTTTGGAGAAGGACTTGGAAAAGATTAAAGGGTGGATCCTTAGCAGTAATGAGAAGCTTCAGCAAATCGGTATTGTGGGTATGGGTGGTTTAGGCAAAACCACCATTGCCCAAAAGATATTCAATGATAGAGAGATGGTTGCATACTTTGAGAAGAGGATATGGGTGCCAGTTTCTCAGAATTTCAGCGAGGAACGAGTCATGAGGGCCATGTTGAAACAGCTGGGAGAGGATGAATCGGGAATTGAAGAAAGTTATTTGCTGCACAAACTTCAACAGAGGCTCAGTGACAAGACCTGTCTCATTGTAATGGATGATGTGTGGAGAATGAATCTAGATTGGTGGAAGAATTTATATCCGACTGAAAAAAGATGCTTCGTTATCATCACATCTAGAAATGAAACCGTTGTCAACAGTATGGGAGTTGATGAGTCAAGAATTCATCgcccaaaacttttaaatgaaGAGGAGAGTTGGTCATTACTCTGCAAGCATGCATTTTTAACGAGCAAAGGAAAATGCCCCAATAAGGAGTTTGATAAAAAAGGTAGAGAGATCTTGATGAAATGCGGGGGACTAACGCTGGCAATCAAGACAATAGGAGGCTTGCTTGCTCCAAAAGCCCATTCCCTTAGTGAGTGGAATAAaatcaatgatgatttttatatatatttgacaaccgaaagagagaaaaattcgGTGGTGGCTTCTCTACGACTGAGCTATGATGAACTCCCCACACATCTAAAGCAGTGCCTCTTGTGTTTCTCTGTTTATCCCGACGACTTTGAGATAAGTGGTGAACAGATGGTACATTGGTGGGTGGGAGAAGGACTCGTCCGGGGCAGGGACAATCGGACTGCTACGGAATTAAGCTTTGATTATCTTTCAGAGCTAGTAAGCAGATGCTTGGTTGAAGTTGTGCATCGAAGAGGCTATGATGGCAGGGTCTATAGTTGCAAGATGCACGATCTGGTCAGGGATATGACCATTCAGATTGCAAAAGATGAGGCTTTTTGCAGCTTTGATGAACAAGGCAGGCAGAAATTGACACAAGACTCGCGATGGTTCGGTTTCAACAGTGACATGGATCCAAAATCCCTGAAAAAAAGTTCAAGGCTCAGGGCATTGATACTGCAATCAAGCACTCCAGTTTCCCTTTGGAATGTGAAATCGCTCATGTCACTGAGACTGCTGGATTTCTCATACTGTAAGCTTGATCGAATTAATGTTGAGGATCTATTGGATAAGATCTCTTCACTTAAACGCCTTGCATGTCTCAACTTAAGCGGAGTTGCAGGCAATATTGAGCTCCCATCTTCAATTCAAAAGCTTCGTAATCTCCAAATACTTGTTCTGAGGAGGTGCACCAAACTACATCCATCAATTACTAGTTTGAAGAAGTTGATCATCTTGGACCTCGGATCTTGTCCTCTCCAGTATCTACCTCGTGGACTCAAGAAGCTAATTTATCTCCAGGAGCTGTCTGGATTTCGGGTGGCGAACGCACAAGGCTGTCGACTTAACGAGCTGCTGGGACTGAAGCAGCTAAGAGTTCTACGAATGTCCATAAATAATGAGAGTGAAATCTCGGAAGATGAATGGAATGTCTTATCACAGCTCGAGAAACTCAAGGTTTTAGCTGTTGATGCAGAGGATTGTAAAGAAAAACATGTACCACAGATGGTGGATAGGCTTTTGCCTCCTCCGAGCCTTCAGGAGCTTTACCTCAGGCGATACCGTCACGAAATTCTGCCAAAATGGATTAATCTTAAGCACCTCTCAAGCCTCCAATATCTCTGTCTGGAGGATGGAGACATCAGCAACTTCGAAATCAGTTCTGAATCTGATCAGGATAGCAATGGCACCACATGGGTCCTTGAGGGTCTATGTTTAAAGTTTATGCCAAACTTAATTCTTGATTGGAATGTTTTGCTCAAGGATATGCCTATACtcagggatggcaatggagaggggaggggaggggaggggaccaatctccccgtaTCCATCCctgatattttgcgtatgttcccgtccccgtcagaattacttgagagaatctccatcccctccccgaataataacaggggatccccaaGGGTctccgatccccgaataactaatacattttttgtttccaattttgagttaatcatattaaaataa